The DNA window TCCGCGAGCTCACGGGAAGCGACCTCGGCATCCGGGATGCGAAGCGGCCGCCGCCGCCGCGGGGGATGGTCTACCAGGCCACCGGGTGTCCCTCCTGCCTCAACACGGGTTACACCGGTCGGCTCGGGATCTACGAGCTCCTGCTGATGGACGAGCAGATCCGGGCGCTCATCTTGAGGAATGCGGATTCTAATACTATTAAAAAGATCGCTATGGAGAAGGGGATGCGCACCCTGCGTATGGACGGAGCGCGCAAGATCCTCGCCGGGGTCACGACCATCGAGGAGGTGATGCGCGTGACCCAGGAGGACGCGCTGTAGCCCCATGCCCGCCTTCGCGTTCAAGGGCCTGGATGGCCGAGGCAAGGCGGTCGCCGGCGTGCGAGACGCCGAGAGCCCGCGCACGCTCCGTAGCCAGCTCCGACGAGAGGGGGTCTTCGTCACTGAGCTCCGCGAGGCGCGCGAACGGGCGGGGAGCGGAAAGGGCCTCTCCAAGGAGGTCGACTTCAAGAGCTTCTTCGACCGGGTGAGGCCGCAGGACGTCGCGGCGTTGACCCGGCAGCTCTCGACCCTCCTGCGGGCGGGGATCCCTCTCGCGGAGGCGCTCGGGGCGCTGGTGGAGCAGTCGTCCTCGGAGAAGCTGCGGCGGAGCCTCTCCGAGCTGCGGACCCGCGTGAACGAGGGCTCGGCGCTCGGTGACGCGCTCGCGGCGCAGCCCAAGATCTTCACCGAGCTCTACGTGAACATGGTGCGGGCCGGCGAGGCAGCCGGAAACCTCGAGCAGGTGCTCACGCGCCTGGCGCAGTTCATGGACGGGCAGGTGCGCCTGCGGAACAAGATCCAGTCGGCGATGATGTATCCCATCGTGATGGCCGCGGTGAGCATGCTCATCACGGGGCTACTGATGGTGGTCGTCGTGCCGAAGATTACCCAGATCTTCGACGACATGGGGAAGTCGCTCCCCTGGAACACCCAGCTCCTCATCGGCATCAGCCGCATCACGGGCGACTACTGGTGGCTGATCATCATCCTCATGGGTGGAGCGATCTACGGCTTCGTCCGCTGGAAACGGTCGCCGAAGGGGAAGGCGGTCTGGGACCGCTTCGTGCTGAAGATCTGGGTCGTGGGACCGCTCGTCCGCATGGTGGCGATCGGGCGCTTCGCGCGCACGCTGGGCACGATGCTGGCGAGCGGGGTGCCCCTGCTCCAGACGCTGGAGATCGTGAAGAGCATCCTCGGTAACGAGGTCCTCATCGGCGTGGTCGAGGACGCGCGGAAGGCGATTCGCGAGGGGGAGAGCATCGCCGATCCGCTGGCCAAGAGCGGGCACTTCCCGCCGGTCGTGACGCGCATGATCGCCGTGGGCGAGCGATCGGGCCAATTAGAAACTATGCTCGAAAACGTGGCGGACGCGTACGAGGCCGACGTGGAGCTGAAGATCAACCGCCTCACGGGGCTCCTCGAGCCCGTGATGATCATCGTGATGGGGGGGCTGGTGGGCTTCATCGTGTTTTCCATCCTGATGCCGATCCTGGACATGAACGAGATGGTCGGCTGACCCGAGAAGGAGGCGAGAGCGATGTGGGTACGAGGCGCTAGGACCGCGGAGCACGGCAGGTGGCAGTTCCTCCTCCGGAGGGGTGAGGGAACCCGGCGGGCCTCCGAGCTGGGAATGACGCTGATCGAGATCATGGTGGTCGTGGCGATCATCGGCCTGCTGATGGGGACCGTCGGCGTGGTGGCCTACAACCGCTACAAGAAGGCCCAGGTCACGAACACCAAGCAGATCATCGTGAACGTGAAGAACGCGCTGCAGCAGTACTCGCTGGATACGAACCAACCCTGCCCGAAGGAGCTGAAGGACCTCAAGAGCTCGAAGATCATCAACAAGGACGCCAAGGACGCCTGGGGCGAGGAGCTGACCTACAAGTGCCCGGGCGAGCACGACACCGACAGCGCCGACGTCTCGTCGAAGGGACCGGACCGCAAGGAAGGGACCGAGGACGACATCAACTCCTGGGAGCAGTAGGGCAGGCCGATGGTCACGGGCGTCACGCAAGAGCGATCCGCGGGCTTCACCCTCATCGAGATGATGGTGGTGGTGGCGGTGGTGGGGCTCCTGCTCGGCGCCGCGACCATGACCTTTCGTAACGTGACGCGCTCGGACCTTCGCTCGGCGGCGAGCCGGACGGCGGCGGCGCTGCGCGTGGCCTTCGACCGCACCACGATGACGGGCGAGACGGTGCGGGTGGCCCTCGACCTGGAGAAGGGCGAGTACTGGCTGGAGAGCTCGAGCGACCGCGTGGCGCTGCGCAAGGGGGTCGAACAGCACGCGACGACCGGGGTCGAGGGCAAGCCGAAAGAGGAGAAGAAGAGCCGGATGCCGGGGCTGCCGATGGGGCTCGGCAAGGGCGGCGCCGAGGAAGGGGACGGGGAGGGAACGATGGGGATCGACACGGCCGCGCTGAAGGCGGAGTACGAGGCGGACCTGCAGCCGGTGGCTCGCCCCAAGGCCCGGTTCGCGCCGCTGAAAGGCCCCGACGCGAAGCGCGCCAAGCTCTCGCGAGGGATCACGGTGGACGCCGTGGTGACCCCGCGGCTCACCGAGCCGCAACGCAAGGGGACGGCCTACGTGTATTTCTTCCCGCAGGGCTTCGCCGAGGCCACGGTGGTGCACATCAAGAATCGGTCGGAGGAGTACTACTCCGTCGTGATGGCGCCCTTGACCGGCCAGGTGAAGGTCTACCCCTGCCGGTACGACCTGCCGAAGGAGTTCGAGGTCCCCGACGACCGCAAGCGCGAGACCCGCGCTCAGGCCTGCGATGAGGTGGCGCGATGAGCGCTCGCGGGCGGGGCGTGCGAACGGGGGGCTTCACGCTCCTCGAGGTGATGGTGTCGCTGGCCATCCTCGCGCTCTCGCTCACGGTCATCGCGCAGTCGCACCAGGCCAGCATGCGTGCCACGGCGCGAGGACGGATGCTGACGCTCGCCACGATGCTCGGGCGTCTGAAGATGGTCGAGATGGAGGACAAGCTCTTCGACGAGGGATTCTCCGACTTCGAGAAGAAGGAGCAGGGGACCTTCAAGGAGCAGGGGCACGAGGGCTTCCGCTGGGAGCTGACGATGACCAAGGTGCAGCTGCCCGCGGGGATGAACGCGGAGTCGGTAGCGAGCGCCGTGAAGGGGATGGCGGGGCAGGGCGCCGGAACGGGGGCCGCCGCACCGACGCCGGGGGGCGGGGGGATCGCCGGGATGGGGGCGAAGCTGATGGGGACGCAGCTCGAGCTCTTCCGCAGCATCCTCGAGCAGAGCATCCGGCGGGGGGAGCTGAAGGTGTTCTGGAAGGAGGGGAAGAGCGAGCGTTCTATTTCGGTCGTGGGCTACTTCACCGACCCGCGCAAGGTGGACGCGGCGGGGGGCGGGCTGCCGCTGCTGCCGGGGGCGACCGGTCAGCCGGGGACGGGTCAGCCGGGGACCGGTCAGCCGGGGACGGGCCAGCCGGGGACGGGGCGACCCGGAGGCGGGGCGCCCGCCGGTCCCATCACCCCGCGTGCGCTGCAGGCCATCCCGGGGATGACGCGATGAGACCCGAGCGCCGGGCACGTCCGCGGGAAGAGGGCTTCACCCTGATCGAGGTGATGCTGGCCGTGGCGATCCTGGCCTCCACGATGGCGCTCCTCTGGGGCTCCTTCTCGATGACCTCGAAGAGCAAGCGCAAGGCGGAGGCGATCGCGGATCGCTACCAGCAGATCCGGCTGGCCCTGCAACGCATGACGCGCGAGATTTCGCAGTCCTACCTGTCGAAGAACGACATGCCGGGGACGGTGTGGCCTCGGACCTTCTTCACCAGCGAGAAGAAGAGCCCCGTCGACGAACTGACCTTCTCGAGCTTCTCGCACGTCCGGCTGCAGGAGAACGCCAAGGAGTGCGACCAGAGTGTGGTGCGCTACTTCGCCGCCCCCGACCGGGAGGACCGCAGCCGGACCCACCTCTGGCGACGGGAGAGCCGACGCCTCGGCGGGGAGCGACCGGGGGAGCAGGGAGCGGCGCAGGTGATGCTCGAGGACGTCGTGGCCGTGGCCTACGAGTTCTTCGACGAGGTGAACAACGAGTGGAAGGAGACCTGGAACACGCGGTCGGCTGACGGACAGCCCGACCGGCTACCCACCAAGGTACGCATCAACCTCACGGTGAAGGACGAGCACGACAAGCCCCTGAAGCTGGCCACCGCCACGCGCATCTTCATGCGCGACGCGCTGTGGTTCTCGGTGGCGCAATGAGAACGTTCGTTCGCATACGCCGGTGGCTCGCCTGGCGTCCCTTCGGCGCGCGCGTGCGGCGCGAGGAGGGGGTGGCCCTGATGGCCATCGTGGTGGTCCTCGCGGTGATGACGGCCAGCACGGCGGACTTCGCTTACAACGCCAAGGTCGACTACACCTCCGCGATCAACGCCCGGGACGAGCTCCGGGCGCACTACCTGGCGCGCTCGTCGATCAATCTGTCGCAGCTCCTCCTGCGCGTGCAGTCGCGCTTCATCGATCCGATGCGCGAGCACCTGGGCGGGATGGACCTTCAAGTGGCGGACTACGCCCCGCTCCTGATGCAGGCCTTCAACAACAAGGAAGGGGCCGAGATGCTCGGCGGGATGCTGGGGATCGAGACCGCGGGGATCAAGGGGCTCGGGGTGGAGCTCGGGAGCTTCGACCTGGAGATGGAGAGCCTGGACGGCAAGCTGAACGTCAACTGCGGCGGGGGGGCGAACACCGGCGCACCGGCGGTGGTGCGCGTGGCGGCGAGCCTCGCGGCGATGATGATGCCCGCGCGCTACAACCGGCTCTTCGAGGAGCCCGACGAGAAGGGCCAGTACGCCGACCGCATGGAGCTCCTACGGGCCATCATCGACTGGGCGGACCAGGACATGGTGCTCTTCGGGAGCACGGCGGCGGAGGACTACCGCTACAACGCCGGCAAGGACCCGTACGAGATCAAGAACCAGTACTTCGACTCGCTGGAGGAGCTGCGGCTGGTCAAAGGAGTTGACGACGACTTCATGGCGGCCTTCGGCGAGGAGCTCACCGTCTACGGGGAGTGCCGCATCAACGTGGCGCTCGCCGGTCCGAAGCTGCTCACCGCGGCGATCATCCAGTTCGCCGCGAGCCCGAACGATCCGGCGCTGCAGTATCAGAACCTGGCCCTGCTGGTGCGCTACCTGACGCAGATCCGGGATCTGATGGGGGGCTTCCGGGACGCGAAGACCTTCATTCAGGCCGTCGAGAACCCGATGGGGCAGCTCAGCATGGCGAGCGCCCTGGACAGCCTGACGGGGGGCAATCGGACGAAGCCGTCGGGGCTCCCCCAGGTGCTCGGCGTGAAGCTCAAGCCGGAGATCGGCGAGGCGATCGCCGCCGGCGGCCCGCGGCGCATCTGGCGCATCGAGGGGAGCGCGGAGGTGGGGCGGGTGAAGAAGAAGATCTCGGCGGTGTGGGACACCAAGCATATCTCCATGCAGGCCGGCCGCCACAACATGGGGCCGGGCGGCTACCTGTACTGGCGGGAGGAGTAGACCATGGCCCAGCGAGTGCTCGGGATCGACCTGGGCGCACACGCGGTGAAGGTGGCCGAGCTCGAGGTGGGCTTCCGGACCGCCACGCTAGCGCACCTCGGCACCGTCGACGTGGTGCCCGACGTGGGAGACGTCACGGGGCGCAGCCTGGAGGCGCTCGGAAAGCTCCCGGCGCCGGGCGAGGGCGACGGCGTGGCCTTCGGCATCCCCGGGGAGCGCGTGCTCCTGCGACTCTTGAACGTGCCCGCGACCGACGCAAAGAAGCTGCAGGCGCTGATCGGCAACGAGCTGGCGGACGACATCCCCTGGGAGCTCGAGGAGGTGACCTACGACCACCAGATCCTCGGCGAGCCGGCCGGCAAGGCGCTGGTCGTGGCCACGCGCAGCCAGGACCTGAGGGAGGTGCTCGAGCGGCTGGCCGCGCTGCGCATCGAGCCGCGAAACCTCCTGGTGAGCCCGCTGGCCTACGCGCACCTCGTGCGCCGCGTACGCCCCATTGGCACGGTGGTGGTGCTGGACCTCGGGCACCTTCGGACGAACCTGTGCGTCGTCCACGACGGACGCGCGCTTGCCGGGCGGACGATCTCGAGGGCGGGGCACCAGCTCACCGAGGCGCTGCGTCAGGGGCTCCAGGTCGGCTACGACGAGGCCGAGCGGATCAAGGAGGCGCACGGCGTCGTGTCGTCGCAGCCCGACGAGCTGCCGGCCCACGAACGTCCGGTGGCCGAGATGCTGGGGCGGGCGCTCGCCCCGCTGGTGCGGGAGATCAAGCAGAGCCTGTGGGTCTACGGGGCGCAGCTCAAGTGCCGGCCGGAGGCGCTGTTCGTCTGCGGGGGGACCTCGCTCCTGAGGGGGCTCGACGGCTACCTCGCCGCGGAGACGGGGCTGCCGGTGGAGCGGCTCTCGGCCGCGAGCGACCCGGAGCTCCCCGAGACCGGACTCACCGCCGAGGGAGAGGCGGTCGGGACGCTGGCAGTCAGCCTGGCCCTCGGCTTCGGGCGGCGCGGCGAGCTCGACTTCCGGCAGGGCGAGTTCGCCTTCAAGAAGACGAGCTCGATCTTTCGCGACAAGCTGTGGCAGTTCGTGGCGGCCGGCGTGACGGTGCTGCTCTTTGCGGCGCTCGGTTCGTACGCCTCGCTGTACGCCTTGCGCAAGGAGGAGGCGGCGCTCCAGCTCCGGTTGCGGCGGGCGACGCGCGAGGTCTTCGGCGAGGTGATGACGAACCCGAAGAAGGTCTCTCGCGCGCTGCGAAGCGGAGCGAAGGCGAGCGGGGGCGCGATCCCGTCGAAGAGCGCGATGGACGTGTTCGAGCTGATCTCGAACAACGTGCCCTCGGCCAAGGCGGTGAAGCTCGACGTGACGCGGCTGGATATCAAGCCGGGCAAGGCGTACCTGACGGGAACGGCCGATTCGCGGAGCGCGATCGGCGAGGTGGTCAAGGCGCTGAAGGACGTGAAGTGCTTCAGCGACGTGGCGACGGGGACCATCTCCGAGGTCGGCGGGGAGAAGAAGCAGTTTTCCCTGACGATCACTACGAGCTGCTTC is part of the Deltaproteobacteria bacterium genome and encodes:
- the gspF gene encoding type II secretion system inner membrane protein GspF, whose protein sequence is MPAFAFKGLDGRGKAVAGVRDAESPRTLRSQLRREGVFVTELREARERAGSGKGLSKEVDFKSFFDRVRPQDVAALTRQLSTLLRAGIPLAEALGALVEQSSSEKLRRSLSELRTRVNEGSALGDALAAQPKIFTELYVNMVRAGEAAGNLEQVLTRLAQFMDGQVRLRNKIQSAMMYPIVMAAVSMLITGLLMVVVVPKITQIFDDMGKSLPWNTQLLIGISRITGDYWWLIIILMGGAIYGFVRWKRSPKGKAVWDRFVLKIWVVGPLVRMVAIGRFARTLGTMLASGVPLLQTLEIVKSILGNEVLIGVVEDARKAIREGESIADPLAKSGHFPPVVTRMIAVGERSGQLETMLENVADAYEADVELKINRLTGLLEPVMIIVMGGLVGFIVFSILMPILDMNEMVG
- a CDS encoding type II secretion system protein GspG; protein product: MTLIEIMVVVAIIGLLMGTVGVVAYNRYKKAQVTNTKQIIVNVKNALQQYSLDTNQPCPKELKDLKSSKIINKDAKDAWGEELTYKCPGEHDTDSADVSSKGPDRKEGTEDDINSWEQ
- a CDS encoding prepilin-type N-terminal cleavage/methylation domain-containing protein, producing MVTGVTQERSAGFTLIEMMVVVAVVGLLLGAATMTFRNVTRSDLRSAASRTAAALRVAFDRTTMTGETVRVALDLEKGEYWLESSSDRVALRKGVEQHATTGVEGKPKEEKKSRMPGLPMGLGKGGAEEGDGEGTMGIDTAALKAEYEADLQPVARPKARFAPLKGPDAKRAKLSRGITVDAVVTPRLTEPQRKGTAYVYFFPQGFAEATVVHIKNRSEEYYSVVMAPLTGQVKVYPCRYDLPKEFEVPDDRKRETRAQACDEVAR
- a CDS encoding prepilin-type N-terminal cleavage/methylation domain-containing protein codes for the protein MSARGRGVRTGGFTLLEVMVSLAILALSLTVIAQSHQASMRATARGRMLTLATMLGRLKMVEMEDKLFDEGFSDFEKKEQGTFKEQGHEGFRWELTMTKVQLPAGMNAESVASAVKGMAGQGAGTGAAAPTPGGGGIAGMGAKLMGTQLELFRSILEQSIRRGELKVFWKEGKSERSISVVGYFTDPRKVDAAGGGLPLLPGATGQPGTGQPGTGQPGTGQPGTGRPGGGAPAGPITPRALQAIPGMTR
- a CDS encoding prepilin-type N-terminal cleavage/methylation domain-containing protein; this encodes MRPERRARPREEGFTLIEVMLAVAILASTMALLWGSFSMTSKSKRKAEAIADRYQQIRLALQRMTREISQSYLSKNDMPGTVWPRTFFTSEKKSPVDELTFSSFSHVRLQENAKECDQSVVRYFAAPDREDRSRTHLWRRESRRLGGERPGEQGAAQVMLEDVVAVAYEFFDEVNNEWKETWNTRSADGQPDRLPTKVRINLTVKDEHDKPLKLATATRIFMRDALWFSVAQ
- a CDS encoding general secretion pathway protein GspK, with product MRTFVRIRRWLAWRPFGARVRREEGVALMAIVVVLAVMTASTADFAYNAKVDYTSAINARDELRAHYLARSSINLSQLLLRVQSRFIDPMREHLGGMDLQVADYAPLLMQAFNNKEGAEMLGGMLGIETAGIKGLGVELGSFDLEMESLDGKLNVNCGGGANTGAPAVVRVAASLAAMMMPARYNRLFEEPDEKGQYADRMELLRAIIDWADQDMVLFGSTAAEDYRYNAGKDPYEIKNQYFDSLEELRLVKGVDDDFMAAFGEELTVYGECRINVALAGPKLLTAAIIQFAASPNDPALQYQNLALLVRYLTQIRDLMGGFRDAKTFIQAVENPMGQLSMASALDSLTGGNRTKPSGLPQVLGVKLKPEIGEAIAAGGPRRIWRIEGSAEVGRVKKKISAVWDTKHISMQAGRHNMGPGGYLYWREE
- the pilM gene encoding pilus assembly protein PilM; translated protein: MAQRVLGIDLGAHAVKVAELEVGFRTATLAHLGTVDVVPDVGDVTGRSLEALGKLPAPGEGDGVAFGIPGERVLLRLLNVPATDAKKLQALIGNELADDIPWELEEVTYDHQILGEPAGKALVVATRSQDLREVLERLAALRIEPRNLLVSPLAYAHLVRRVRPIGTVVVLDLGHLRTNLCVVHDGRALAGRTISRAGHQLTEALRQGLQVGYDEAERIKEAHGVVSSQPDELPAHERPVAEMLGRALAPLVREIKQSLWVYGAQLKCRPEALFVCGGTSLLRGLDGYLAAETGLPVERLSAASDPELPETGLTAEGEAVGTLAVSLALGFGRRGELDFRQGEFAFKKTSSIFRDKLWQFVAAGVTVLLFAALGSYASLYALRKEEAALQLRLRRATREVFGEVMTNPKKVSRALRSGAKASGGAIPSKSAMDVFELISNNVPSAKAVKLDVTRLDIKPGKAYLTGTADSRSAIGEVVKALKDVKCFSDVATGTISEVGGEKKQFSLTITTSCF